Proteins found in one Caldisericia bacterium genomic segment:
- a CDS encoding TonB-dependent receptor: KGTGLTYMVTDQGTVVLKKAKIVVAQREEVEKKKVEEEEVKRPVEIEEMVVTATRTERPVFETPIPVGIITREDIEEKNPISVPDMLQKQVGVSQIRGTPVMNHISMRGFSTVTGKIPVLIDGNPFRGGRTRTFALIDPNQIERVEIVRGPVSSLYGTEALGGVINIITRKAKPHLEPRFSLEPRLRPVSYSSANNMFRTGIELEGGGYGFDFLLGYNYRNAYDDMRTPKGDIPYSKFNDMSWDLRAGYQFDESRRLEFILKEFQGENQGISAIRPPFPNLPPDKKLIDPDDQHDIEIRFEDKDIGDIWKSFFANVYYKRQDATVAIFSHAYDKLGRLTKTFDHLRHVPDDTVGGRAYGTFQLGYSHKVTTGIDSFWEKRYGLWNYRDIVTHYDPLTGDVTKVVHGIEGRTSPNATMLNIGYFVQDEFDVTDRLLLILGGRFDYFRTKTELSPVYVPEILPVLEENQTVTDTVFTGNLNLLFRITENVNLTGGIARAYCQPQTWSKFAFARTVKGFNVPNPAIKPEKTMNYEIGLKVQYPAFSGAMNLFLADSKDVFVRKDITFRDLPSIQLQNIGKAQRRGFEVEASYIINHWLSVFGNVSYVWGKDKITDDPLPEIPPLNGILGIRFAEPSKRYWFEFISNIVGNQTRNAPNEIETPGYATFDLRGGIKIRDFDLSLAIENLLDRSYRNHLARGNPGNQNVYDEPGINAVATLMWRF, encoded by the coding sequence GAAGAGGAGGTTAAGAGACCAGTAGAGATAGAGGAGATGGTGGTTACGGCTACCAGGACAGAAAGGCCAGTTTTCGAAACGCCAATCCCTGTTGGAATAATAACACGTGAGGATATAGAGGAAAAAAATCCGATCAGTGTACCTGATATGCTTCAGAAGCAGGTGGGAGTGTCTCAAATAAGGGGAACCCCTGTGATGAATCATATTAGCATGCGAGGGTTCTCTACGGTAACCGGGAAGATTCCTGTCCTTATTGATGGCAATCCATTTCGGGGCGGCCGAACACGAACATTTGCCCTAATTGATCCTAATCAGATCGAGCGAGTAGAAATTGTTCGTGGGCCTGTTTCTTCCCTTTATGGAACGGAGGCACTCGGTGGTGTTATCAACATCATCACACGAAAAGCAAAGCCACACCTTGAACCAAGATTTAGTCTTGAACCTCGCTTGAGGCCCGTATCCTATAGTTCTGCTAACAATATGTTTAGGACTGGCATCGAGTTAGAGGGAGGGGGGTATGGGTTCGACTTTCTGCTGGGTTATAATTATAGAAACGCATATGATGACATGCGTACTCCCAAAGGCGATATACCTTACAGCAAATTTAATGATATGAGCTGGGATCTTCGAGCGGGATACCAGTTTGATGAAAGCAGGAGGTTAGAATTTATCCTAAAGGAGTTTCAGGGGGAAAATCAAGGAATTAGCGCAATTCGCCCTCCTTTTCCAAATCTCCCCCCAGATAAGAAACTGATAGACCCTGACGACCAGCATGATATAGAAATCCGGTTTGAAGACAAGGATATAGGAGATATATGGAAAAGTTTCTTTGCTAATGTATATTATAAAAGACAGGACGCAACCGTGGCTATTTTTAGCCACGCTTATGACAAGTTAGGCCGATTGACAAAAACATTCGACCATTTAAGGCATGTACCTGATGATACAGTGGGAGGCAGGGCATATGGAACATTTCAACTTGGATATTCTCATAAGGTAACTACTGGCATAGACTCTTTCTGGGAAAAAAGATATGGTCTCTGGAATTATAGAGACATTGTAACTCACTATGACCCACTTACAGGTGATGTGACTAAGGTGGTACATGGTATAGAGGGACGTACGTCTCCCAATGCAACCATGTTAAATATTGGATATTTCGTGCAGGATGAGTTTGATGTAACAGATAGGTTGCTACTTATCTTAGGGGGTCGTTTTGACTATTTCCGAACAAAGACTGAGCTATCTCCAGTTTATGTCCCAGAGATTCTTCCTGTCCTGGAAGAAAATCAGACGGTAACAGACACTGTCTTTACCGGCAATCTGAATCTGCTGTTCCGCATCACTGAAAATGTTAATCTGACTGGTGGTATTGCAAGAGCTTATTGTCAACCACAAACGTGGTCTAAATTTGCCTTTGCAAGAACGGTTAAGGGTTTTAATGTCCCTAATCCTGCAATCAAGCCAGAAAAAACCATGAATTACGAGATAGGATTGAAAGTGCAATATCCTGCTTTTAGCGGAGCTATGAATCTCTTTTTAGCAGATTCAAAGGACGTATTCGTCCGAAAGGATATTACTTTTAGAGATCTTCCTTCAATACAATTGCAAAATATCGGTAAGGCCCAGAGACGAGGATTCGAGGTCGAGGCTTCCTACATAATTAACCATTGGCTTTCTGTATTCGGAAATGTTTCTTACGTATGGGGCAAAGATAAGATCACAGATGATCCACTGCCAGAAATACCTCCGCTCAATGGCATTTTGGGTATTCGATTCGCAGAACCGAGCAAACGCTACTGGTTTGAATTTATATCCAACATAGTTGGTAACCAGACTCGAAACGCTCCAAATGAAATTGAGACCCCTGGATATGCAACCTTTGACCTTCGGGGTGGTATAAAAATCAGGGATTTTGATCTTTCTCTTGCTATTGAAAACC